In the genome of Piliocolobus tephrosceles isolate RC106 chromosome 20, ASM277652v3, whole genome shotgun sequence, the window AGAACTGCccctgttgagaaccactgcccccTGTTGagagcttccccagtagctggaactacaggcatgtgccaccatgcctagctaattaaaaaaatttttttttcttttttgtggagacgggatctcgccatgttgcccaggttgatatcgaactcctgggctcaagcaatcctcttacccgggcctcccaaagtgctgagattacaggcgtgagctaccatgccttgctccttgtttttctttctttctttgagtcagagtcttgcttttacacccaggctgcagtgcagtggcatgatcatagcttactgcaacctcgaactcctgggctcaagagatcttcctgcctcatttCCCCaaggtgcagggattacagactcatatttttttatttatctaaaataatgCAATATTTAAGCATGGTCTCTACCTTCCCCAGTCCTGACAAACAACAGCGTTTCCCTCCAGACTGCCAAATAGCTCCAGGAGGGCAACCCAACCCCTTCACCCCCGCTTTTTCAACCCGAGGCTGAAGGATACTGAGGTTGCACCACTCAAAACTGAacaggaatacaaaaatatataaagagctggtgttgggctgggcgcggtggttcacgcctttgggagaccgaggcgggtggatcacctgaggttgggagttcgagatgagaccagcctgactaacatggtgaaaccccgtctctactaaaaatacaaaattagctgggcgtggtggcgcatgcctgtaaccccagctactcgggaggcgaggcaggagaatcactcgaacccaggaggcagaggttgcagtgagccgagattgcacaggtgtgagccacagcacctggcctgggcTGCATTCTTTcaggaggctctaggggagaatctgttccctCCTGTCTTCCAGCTTCTAGCGGCTACTGGCACTCTTTGGCTTATGgttccttccttcatcttcaaagccattAACTTCGGTTGTGACTTCCTTACAGTCAATCACTCTGACCCCAATCCCAGCCTCCTTTGTCACATCTGCTTCTCTGACTGTGGCTCTCCTGTCCCCCTCTTGTAAGCACCCTTATGATcacattgggcccacccagataatcccgGGGCATCTCTGCATCTCAAGATGCTCAACTTAACCAGATCTGCAAAGTCCCCTTTGACAGATAAAGTAACATcttcacaggtttcagggattaggatTAGGACATAGACATCTTTAGGGGGAACGCTTATTCTGCCTACCCAGAGGTGAAGCCCCTGGGGCTTCTGGGttaggtggggacttggagaacttttctgtctagggaaaggattgtaaacacaccaatcagcactctgtgtctagctaaaggttggTAAAGGTACCAATCGGCACTCTGtaaaagtggaccaatcagcgctctgtaaaatggaccaatcagcgctctgtaaaatggaccaatcagcaggatgtgggtggggccaaataagggaataaacgCTGGCCAGCAACCTGCTGGGGTGGCCTTCCAcactgtgggggtggggggtgttgtTCTTTCGCTTCAAGCAagttggagtcttgctttatcacccaggccatagtgcagttgcatgatcctagctcactgcagccttgaactcctgggctcaagagatcctcttgcctcggcttctcaaagtgtggggattacagactCCTATTTTGTATTTATCTAACTTTAAGCATGGCCTCTACCTCCCCCAGTCGTGACAAACAACAACGTTTCCCTCCAGACTTCCACATAGCTCCAGGAGGACAAAACCCCCCTTTTTCAACCCAAAGCTTAAGGATATTGAGGTTGCACCACTCAGAACAGGTATACAAAAATATCTAAAGAGCTGGTGTTACCTCAGTGATATCccttcccccccccttttttttttaagcttcggTGACACCCTACTTTCCCGGTCTTCTCCCTACCTCCCTAGTCACTCCTCTCCGTCAGTCTCCTTTCCTGTACTTAAATTTCAGCGTACCCCAGGCGTTGGCCTGGGTCTTCCGCTCCCCACCTAAATTTAAACCAGAGGTTTTCATCTGGTTCTCCAGCTTTAAATAGCATCTCCATTGATAAACTCACAAAATAAGGCACTTTCAAGTCAATGGAAGAAATGATAGTATTGGGACAAAGGACTCTCCAtaaacagggggaaaaaaaatcgtTCATCGCTGTGGAAGGGCTGCGGGGTCTCCTCCGCGCTCCCTTTTGAGCACCTACAGTGAGCGTAGGATTCCCACGGACACCCCAATCCACAAGTGAGTCAAGTTGCCAGGGCTCTAAGAAAGACGCATGGAGGGAGAGGGGAACGTCCGGGGAGGCCAAGACTGAAGAAGGCTGCGAGTGAGACCCGGAGAGGCTGATGTCGGCGGGTCTGCAAGCTCGCAACGCGACCCCCCCCCGGTCAGCAAGACCTCGGCGAGCGATCCTCGGATTCTGCGAAACCGTACCAGCGACTGGGTCCGAGCGCGCGATCCCCACCAAAGCTAGCACCAACCAATCGCTGGGGGAAACAGGCAGCCTCGTTTTAACCCACCAATCAGAGGCCGCGGCGACCCATTATAGCCACCTCGAGAACCAATGAAAAACGGGGATTCTCTCAGCCCGCCTCCCGAGTTTCAACCCCAAAGAGATCGATCGCGCAGAGTTTTATAAAACgtacaaattagaaaacaattctGCGGCTGCATTAGAGACATTGTGTTTCCAAAGACggtggggaggggtggagaaAAGTCCTAGAAGCGAGCAAGACCGCACTACACCGAAACGTCGCGGGCAGCTGACTCTCCAGTCATCATTTAGCCAGTCACAATTTAGCCCAGGGCCGACGCGGGACGGACGGGCCGCTGCGCGCTGACGTCACGCGCCAGGCCCCGCCCCACTGGCCGCCCATATAGCGTAAGCCTAGCGCGCGCGCGCATATCATTGTGTGGCTGGACTCGGCCGCCGCTGTGGTGTGAGGCGCGTGTTCGGGCTCTTGCCGTCCCCGCACCCGCACCGCGGCTACTGGCTTGCGGTCCGCCGTTCGACAACCAGCCCTTGGGCCCCCGCCCGCCACGGACATGCCGCGCGTCTACATAGGACGCCTGGGCTACAACGTCCGGGAGAAGGACATCCAGCGCTTTTTCAGTGGCTATGGCCGCCTCCTCGAAGTAGACCTCAAAAATGGGTGAGTCGGGCCTGGGCGCCAGCGCCCAGAGTCCCAGGCCTGGTGGCGGCGGGAACTCTCCAAGGAAAAAGGCGGCCAAGGCCGCGGCGCCGCGTGGCAGGGCCTCCAAGATGGCGACGGCGCGGCGTCGCGGGGGCGCGCTGAGGGGGTGCGGGGGCGCGCACGTGCGCGCCCTGGCTAACGACGCCCCCGCCGTTGTCCGGCCCTGGCACCGCCCCCAGGTACGGCTTCGTGGAGTTCGAGGACTCCCGCGACGCCGACGACGCCGTTTACGAGCTGAACGGCAAGGAGCTCTGCGGCGAGCGCGTGATCGTAGAGCACGCCAGGGGCCCGCGTCGCGATCGCGACGGCTACAGCTACGGAAGCCGCAGTGAGTCCCACCCCCGCGCGCTCCGAGCCCTTGGGGACCCTGGGGGCGGGCGGGGGTGGGTGGGTTGGGGCCTCCCAGCCCGGGCAGGCGCGAGGGCCGGGGGTCCTTTGACTCGGGCGTCCCCGAGCCCCGCTGCTTTCACGTCTGCCCGGGGCAGCCATGGGACGCCGGAGCGCGGGGATTGGGTTTGggtgtttggttttatttgcGAAGTTGGGAGGGGGGTGGCTTCTTCTGGCCCCTTGTCAGCACTGTCACAGGTTCTAACCACAGAGGAAGTAAGGAGTGGCTGTATTTGTTGTATTCTCCTTACTTACCTATCAGTGCATTAGTTAGAGATTCGGGGGcaggctggggtggaggtggggtagGGGGGCAGGGGACGGGGAAGGGAGGAGCTGAAAGTGTAGGTCTTAAAGCTATGGAACTTGATGGGGGCCGAAGAatgtactatttttaaataatgtggtATTGTACCACAAAGTAGATCTAAATAAGCTTTATGCTGTATTTGAACTAACTGGGGCATGTTATTGGGAGGAGGTTGGGGGGATTTTTGGTTATGTTAAATGTTTGATGTTTAAATTGTTGCATGTTGAATTCAAACTTTTTAACAAGTCCTTGATGTTTCAATTTGAAAGTGACCAATGGGGCTGAGGCTGTGTCCACTGAGGCTAAGATGACTGCCTTTCCTGATTGGCCTTGGCTTTTCCATACATTGTGTGACCCTTGCCCTATGACCCTTTGGCTGACCTTACCGGAAGCCATGACGACAGCAGCCTTTTGCCATTAGACGCAGGGTGATGGTGAGGATTCCAAGGGTTAGACAAAACTGGTTAATCTGAACTAGGTGACTGTTACCTTGCGTGTTTTGTGGCCAAACCACCACCAAAAACCTCACACTGTGATGTAAGTACTTAGTGTAAAACTagtaaacatttttgtaaaatgtagaaATGCATGTAATcagttaagttttatattttacaatgttctgtaaaataaaacttaGCGAGGTAAATCGAATAAAGGAGCAGTCACTCTCTAACAGATTGTAGGAGAGGTTTAGTTGGATTTAGTCTATTTGACTTGcccttaatttaattttatggcAAATCACAAATGTGTCGAAGGTTTAGCAATATAATAGCAAAGTCCTACTCCAGTAAATAAAAGTTGATATGTTTGTACTAACTTTCAAAGACATTATGCGTTTTTATCATTACGAGGCATCTAATTGTTCCCTTCATGTGATAAAGGTGGTGGAGGTGGATACAGCAGTCGGAGAACATCTGGCAGAGACAAATACGGACCACCTGTTCGTACAGAATACAGGCTTATTGTAGAAAATCTTTCTAGTCGGTGCAGTTGGCAAGATTTAAAGGTATGTGCTGTAATTCAAGATATGAAGGATACGACTAATACTTTAAAGTAAACTCTTTTTACATTCTTATTTCTGGAAATTTATCATAGTGTATAGATCTTTTAAGATTTCCGAGTCTGACCAATCTTACCATTTCAGGATTTTATGCGACAAGCAGGTGAAGTAACCTATGCGGATGCCCACAAGGAACGAACAAATGAGGGTGTAATTGAGTTTCGCTCCTACTCTGACATGAAGCGTGCTTTGGACAAACTGGATGGCACAGAAATAAATGGCAGAAATATTAGGCTTATTGAAGATAAGCCACGCACAAGCCATAGGCGATCTTACTCTGGAAGCAGATCCAGGTAACTTGCTGGAGGACACTGTGGGGAGGAAACAGAATATTTGCCAATAAAAAAGGGATTAATGGAGTAATTTCAATTGTTGCCTACCTGAATTAAAGccagtttttagtttgttttggcTGTGCATCATTGGGTTTTCTTCTGGATGTTTTGAACAGTGTATTTTATTTCGcagtaaagaaaaacattattcttTGGCTTATCTATTTTTGCCAGATGGCACAGATGTATTTAAGATGGATTGAAATTAAGACTTCATTGTTTGTCTCCTAATAGGTCTCGATCTAGAAGACGGTCACGAAGTAGGAGTCGCAGGAGCAGCCGCAGTAGATCTCGAAGTATCTCAAAAAGTCGCTCCCGGTAAATAACGTTGTGTTGAGTCACTGTGAATATTACTGTACTTGTTTATGGAGTACGTGTATGGTCTTAACAAAGTATTGAGAGAATCGGTCTTTCCTTGTCCAGTTCCAGGTCACGGAGCAAAGGTCGATCACGTTCTCGATCAAAAGGCAGGAAATCTAGATCAAAGAGCAAATCTAAGCCCAAGTCTGATCGGGGCTCCCATTCACATTCTCGAAGCAGATCTAAGGATGAGTATGAGAAATCTCGAAGCAGGTCTCGGTCCCGATCCcccaaagaaaatggaaagggtGATATAAAGTCAAAATCCAGATCAAGGAGCCAGTCCCGTTCCAATTCGCCGCTACCTGTTCCACCCTCAAAGGCCCGTTCTGTGTCCCCTCCACCAAAAAGAGCTTCAAGATCCCGTTCTAGGTCTCGTTCAAAGTCAAGATCAAGGTCCAGGTCGAGTTCCAGAGATTAACTCAGAACTCTCTTGTTCTTTGCACACTATTATGGAACACTTTCCTATTTAGACAGTTACTCTTCCATGTTTATACTTGGCCTCTTCTGCAAGAGCAATCTCCTGAAAACGGGGGCACACAGAAATTTGATTTGTggccaaatttgatgaaaaagatGAGGCTCTAAGGAAATGGTGGCATGAAGTCAGACACCCTGTCCCTTCTTTGTAGAATTAAGATAACTTTGATTTTATAGCTTTTGAGCTAAAATAACTTTTGTAAAGAGTAAgctcatttagttttttttttttttttttttttttaagtattccaGCAGGATCTGctggcagggttttttttgttgttttatttgtttgcttatttttaaattaactgtttCAAGCTTTGAATACTTAAACCTTTAGAGAGAGAACCCAATTTTCAATTATGTTGGCTTTTTATAAAGCTTGAGTTATGtaagatttaaataaaactttgctACCAAGATGATTGCCTTATTGAATAGGTCactattaaatttctttaaatgttggtATCTGCCATTTGTGGAAACATGTAAATTCTACTGAAGTGTAAACAAGGCAAGCCTCAGATCAGCAATAAATTATTCAGTTTGGATAACATTATTTTGTGCTATTAATCAAATTTGCCAAAGTCTTTATCTGCCCCTTTAACAAGTtgagtaaaaataaaaggtattttttagTCAATCTGTTCCATGATTTTgcttaaattaataattttaagtaatgGAACTTTTTTCAAAGGCAAATTTAAGAAATAACTCTTAATACTTGGGACCTTGTTTAGATAGTCCACTTTCTGGAAGTTGTCAGTGTAATTAGTGTTAGAGAGTGGTTCAGTTGTCTTTAATGTTTGTCATGTGGAAATGGAAGTAGCCTCTTTTTGATCTGAACTTGAGTTTATTCAAAGTGTAAAAGCACATACTGCATTTTCTGCTGAAAGACAATTATGTTTAACAGGCACTTAATCTCAGTAAAGTCAGTTGCCAGTTAAGTTCCACCTAATAGTCTGCTTCGTAGTTAGTGGGATTATGTGATAATTGGTTAGATCATACTTGTAAATTTTAATGCATTGTGTAATTGCTTTGAAAAACAGTGAAATGGGTAAGCCCAAACTTTTGTACTTTATTACGAGTGAGATGTAATGAGTACTATGGAAACCAAATTTGAATACCGCAAATTTGTACGAGTTACTAGGTTAGCGATTAGTCCATACATCCATAAGCCTGATGAGTTGAAATTGCAGTTGGAGAAGTGAATTAACCTTACATTCCTTTATTcagataattatatatagtaattttatttaaaagcatttattgaTCTTAGTCTGAAATCAAAATATAGATTAATTGGCTCAGCTTTAATACCTTTCCAGGAGCTGTCACAATGTAAGGTACTAAGGGTTGGATTGTGATGGGGCATGGTCGTACACCACTCATTGTGCCACAGGTGTGCGTGGAAAGCATGATATTCTAGGGTTGGTTTTTAGGTTGAAATAATCCAGAAATATGCCTAATAAGATAGAGTTGAAAAACTTGAGTCAAATATCTAGGGCATTCACAGAGTGGCTGTGAGTTCTTGGTAGTGTGAAAAAAGCCTGTTTTTCAGAAATTCCTGGGTTTCCTGTTAAAAAATCTTAAAGCCCAACCTTAGGAATATAGTGCCCCAAAAGGCGGATGCTTCCATTATCTTTTCTTTGATAGTTTAATTAGATGTTTATAAAGAAATGGGTTTATTTTTCCAGTATAAATCTCAGAATTTAAGGAAAGAAAGTGGTGTGTGTTACTATAGTTCATTGTTTTGCCTACTCAGAAGTGATGACTCTTAAAAATTGGCTTTGACCAAAGTTCTCTTATTTTCAGGGAAAGAACATAAAAGCTTTTTGAACCACAGCCTTTTTAAAAGAGGGGTGGGAGGATATTATAGTAAGAAATTTGGCTTTCTAAAAATATGAATCCTTCAACTGGGCTCTCTTGTTAATAGGACATCATATGATAATAGACTGGTTTGACTGCGTTGTTAGCTGCCCCAGTAAGCAAGTCATTGTATAGGTAAATGCCTGCATCCATAATTTTCTAGTAATAGCCACAACCAATTTATTAATAGTCAGGGCCTATCCTTGCCTGTAGTTCTAAGTCACTGGATGCATGAAATCACTGTGTTTAACATTGGCTCACTTGATGAGCATAGGGTTGACTGATAAAATGTTTAGTTCTCTTGCTAATTTGTGAGAAGAATGAGTCCACAACATGCTCCATACCAGTGGCTAGATGGAGTATTAAGGTGGAGCAGAAGAGAAGTGAGAACATCTTGATtcccctttctttcacttgatggTGTTTATGAACATGCCGTAGTgcctttatggccagttttgagTCCTGCCTACTTTGACTTTTACGTTCCCATTCCTGTGTTACCACCTTCCTCCCGATTTGTTAACCTATTTTGTGCTTtaaatctcaataaaatacttaCTGAGGGAAAGACTTGTTTTGAGTTTATTGCATATGTCCACTTAGGACCAGATTCTTAAATGGTTTTTTGAATTGGAGTTGGCATTGGGAAGCCATTCCTATCTTGAGTATGAGAACAGGATCTTGTTTTCACTTCCCCAGAAACATGAGTTTGGGATTTAGTATATGGTttatcttgggcaagtcattaaTCACTGTGCTTCAGTGTCGTCCTTGAAACAATAGGGAGGAAACATACCATGGGATGTGAAGACTAAAAGTCAAGAATGTGAACAGTACAAGAGAGTACCATAacaaataccattttatttacaaatatacatGGTTGGACCATACCTTGGAATCTGCTTACTAATGCAGCTACTGTTAACAGTACTTGTATCTGCTCAGAGATTTCTAtggttatataaaaatgaacttttaagtTTTCAGTGTTCATGCCCTGAGCCGGCAGTTTGTTTTAATATATGCTAATACAGAGATGGGCTTAAAATAGCtgaatgaatgtatgaaattttttttcagaaccaACAGTATGAATAATCCTTTAACTTGTGTATCagcatgaatttaaaaattactttcagaATTCAACATTTATAGAGTTCTTGCAATAGAGCACCTAGTGTAGTAATTACCAATTTATATGCTAATCTTTAAGTTTCCTCAGTGAccacattttgaatatattagtGTCCCGAACATGTATGCATCTATTTACTGAAAGGACGAGTCAGTGCAATTGTGTAATTGGTCTTCCTAGATCCTAAATAGGTTGTTTACATACGCCTGTTTATCTTAGAGCAATCCTGCAGATGGCCCCCAGTATAGCACTTAACACAGTCATTAACTTTGTATAGCTTTTGAATAGAAAGGAATCATGGTTCAAAAATTGGAAGagtgggtgcggtggttcatgcctgtaatcccagcactttgggaggccaagacaggaggatcacctgagctcaggagttcaagaccagcatggccaacatggtgaaaccctgtctccatcaaaaatacaaaaattatccaggcatggtggtgcgtgcctgcagtcctacTACTGGGAGACTGAGAGAcgggcaggacaatcgcttgaacccaggagggggaggaggttgcagttagccaagatcacgccatggcactccagcctgggcaacagagtgaaaccctgtctgaaaaaaaataaaattttaaaaatgtgttttctaggAACAGGACCATTATCTTCTGTAACTACAgaattatcaaaatcaggaaattaatgtTGATAAGATACTGTTGTCTGATACACAGTTCATACTAAAATTTCATCAGTTGTCCCATAATGTCCCTTAACGTTTTTCCTCTTGGTCCAAGATTCATTGGTGGCA includes:
- the SRSF6 gene encoding serine/arginine-rich splicing factor 6, whose translation is MPRVYIGRLGYNVREKDIQRFFSGYGRLLEVDLKNGYGFVEFEDSRDADDAVYELNGKELCGERVIVEHARGPRRDRDGYSYGSRSGGGGYSSRRTSGRDKYGPPVRTEYRLIVENLSSRCSWQDLKDFMRQAGEVTYADAHKERTNEGVIEFRSYSDMKRALDKLDGTEINGRNIRLIEDKPRTSHRRSYSGSRSRSRSRRRSRSRSRRSSRSRSRSISKSRSRSRSRSKGRSRSRSKGRKSRSKSKSKPKSDRGSHSHSRSRSKDEYEKSRSRSRSRSPKENGKGDIKSKSRSRSQSRSNSPLPVPPSKARSVSPPPKRASRSRSRSRSKSRSRSRSSSRD